From the Kribbella sp. CA-293567 genome, the window GGAGGGGATCTCCTGATGGCACGCTTGAAGGTGACCCAGACCCGTTCCGGCATCGGTGGCAAGCAGAACCAGCGGGACACGCTGCGCACCCTGGGTGTCAAGCGGATCGGCGACACCGCCGTCCACGAGGACAAGCCCGAGGTTCGCGGAATGGTCCGTGCGGTTCGCCACCTCATCACCGTCGAAGAGGTTGACTGACATGGCGCTCAAGGTTCATCACCTGCGTCCGGCGCCCGGAGCCAAGACCGCCAAGACCCGCGTTGGTCGTGGTGAGGGCTCCAAGGGCAAGACGGCCGGCCGCGGTACCAAGGGCAGCAAGGCCCGTAACAACATCCCCGAGAACTTCGAGGGTGGCCAGATGCCGTTGCACA encodes:
- the rpmD gene encoding 50S ribosomal protein L30, whose protein sequence is MARLKVTQTRSGIGGKQNQRDTLRTLGVKRIGDTAVHEDKPEVRGMVRAVRHLITVEEVD